The Medicago truncatula cultivar Jemalong A17 chromosome 4, MtrunA17r5.0-ANR, whole genome shotgun sequence genome includes a region encoding these proteins:
- the LOC11439750 gene encoding homeobox-DDT domain protein RLT2 isoform X3 → MEACSEGHENKNKPLEEENRVKRKKKTPSQLEILEKTYAMETYPSEATRGELAVKLGLSDRQLQMWFCHRRQKDRKAVAPAGPSSVPMRDGVVKIEVTDVRNVSDFVSDLRPIGGMDLLGVVPLHEVMGFRRMGAALSEMDSSSSHEPHQTLHELQAIAFVESQLGESLRDDGPILGMEFDSVPLGAFGAPLEAVAVGQCRQPELSVEAKVYESLDKGVSKILHEYQFIPEQPTVKNEISERVTTAIHFSSLGGVPHSRTSLSSGAYFLNGNESAHNVYGVQGQKIPDLNLLSQSHQGRSNHLMPSASGGNDDVPRMNPFVDVTLETQMRAHQVTPKDGGLVPFDSRVIHEEEFSRFQRKRKNEEARMQRELEVQEKRIRKELVKQEILRQKREEQIKKEMERHDRERQKEEERLLRERQREEERFLREQRREQEQREKFLQKESIRIEKLRQKEELQRVKEAARIKAASERAVARRMVKDAMDLIEDERLELMELAASKKGLSSILALDYETMQNLESYRDGQTSFPPKSVQLKRAFSIQPWSDSDENVGNLLMVWRFLITFADILGIWPFTLDELIQAFHDYDPRILGEIHIALLRSIIKDIEDVARTPTTGLGGNQNSYTNSGGGHPQVVEGAYVWGFDIRNWQRHLNPLTWPEILRQFALSAGFGPQLKKHNIEQVHPSNNEVNDGKDIISNLRSGAAVENAVAIMQEKGLSNPRRHKHRLTPGTVKYAAFYVLALEGNRGLNILEIADKIQKSGLRDLTTSKSPEAAIASALSRDTELFERTAPSTYCVRPVYRKDPADSEAIFSAARERIRIFTSGFVGAEVADDGERDEDCESVMAKDPEIDDLGAQTNTKKEVSNFKEFNANTVMRSGKDNGEILQTRDSCREKVDEGLGLIVVESFDGRKDVRTSSEIAVCSNDIANPILKSMDVDENTLGEPWVQGLTEGEYSDLSVEERLHALVALITVTNEGNSIRVALEERLEAANALKKQMLAEAQLDKRHIKEDSFVKMQSFSYLGNKNEPAVTFPSLGGKQCPSHTVDVKNDKALLTPCGQREQIALQENQNPSQNSLLEVNMQSQDCSTGPDNYSIQQSIYAAEKARSNLKSYIDHLAEQTYMYRSLPLGLDRRRNRYWQFVTSASQNDPGAGRIFVELHDGCWKLIDSVEGFDALLVSLDLRGIRESHLHMMLQRIETSFKESVRRNVQNGEMIMQKGDTVKNLKKEAVKMAADLDCSADINCPTSVCIDDLDTSVASTSFTIQLGRNEIENKDAYMKYWDFEKWMRKECLNCSVSSAMKYGKKRCKQLLLICDLCGHVYFFREVQCPLCHRIFSTSQGNSSSYEHIAQSEGKMNIDADFFHDSSSSSTRMRLLKILLSVVEMLSLTSSITGFPLPLMFELSLPKLIRCLHWTWW, encoded by the exons ATGGAAGCTTGTTCAGAAGGACATGAGAACAAGAACAAACCATTGGAGGAAGAGAACAGAGTGAAGCGCAAAAAGAAGACTCCTTCACAGTTGGAGATTCTTGAAAAAACTTATGCTA TGGAGACTTACCCTTCTGAGGCAACGAGGGGTGAGTTAGCTGTGAAGTTGGGTTTGTCTGATCGTCAATTGCAGATGTGGTTCTGTCACCGGAGACAGAAGGATCGAAAGGCTGTGGCACCGGCTGGGCCGAGTTCGGTTCCAATGAGGGATGGTGTTGTGAAGATAGAAGTTACTGATGTTAGGAATGTTTCTGATTTCGTTTCTGACTTGCGGCCAATTGGTGGTATGGACTTGCTGGGAGTTGTGCCGCTGCATGAGGTGATGGGCTTTCGTAGGATGGGAGCTGCATTGTCTGAAATGGATAGCAGTAGTTCTCATGAACCCCATCAGACGTTACATGAGTTGCAAGCTATTGCATTCGTGGAAAGTCAGTTGGGGGAGTCGTTAAGAGATGATGGACCTATTCTTGGGATGGAATTTGATTCTGTGCCGCTGGGTGCATTTGGTGCACCATTAG AGGCAGTGGCAGTGGGGCAATGCAGACAACCTGAATTGTCTGTCGAGGCAAAAGTTTATGAAAGTCTGGATAAG GGCGTTTCAAAGATTCTCCATGAATATCAATTTATTCCAGAGCAGCCAACTGTTAAAAATGAGATATCCGAGAGAGTTACTACAGCTATCCACTTTAGCTCTCTTGGTGGTGTTCCACATTCTAGGACTTCATTATCTAGTGGGGCATATTTCCTTAATGGGAACGAATCTGCACATAATGTGTATGGAGTCCAAGGTCAGAAGATACCTGATCTAAATCTTTTGTCTCAGTCTCACCAAGGTAGGTCGAATCATCTTATGCCTTCTGCTTCAGGAGgaaatgatgatgttccaaGAATGAACCCATTTGTCGATGTAACTCTTGAGACTCAAATGAGGGCTCACCAAGTAACCCCTAAGGACGGCGGTCTAGTGCCATTTGATAGTAGGGTTATTCATGAGGAGGAGTTTTCAAGGTTTCAAAGGAAGCGAAAG AATGAAGAGGCTAGAATGCAACGAGAACTCGAAGTGCAAGAGAAAAGAATTAGAAAAGAGCTTGTAAAACAGGAAATTCTAAGGCAAAAG AGAGAGGAACAGATAAAAAAAGAGATGGAGAGGCATGATCGTGAAAGGCAGAAGGAAGAGGAAAGGTTATTGCGTGAAAGACAGCGAGAGGAGGAGAGATTCCTTAGAGAACAGAGGCGTGAGCAGGAGCAGCGAGAGAAGTTTTTGCAGAAGGAGTCAATCAGA ATTGAGAAGCTGAGACAGAAGGAGGAACTACAGAGGGTGAAAGAGGCAGCTAGGATTAAAGCTGCCAGCGAGAGAGCTGTTGCCCGCAGAATGGTCAAAGATGCAATGGACCTTATTGAAGATGAACGTCTGGAACTCATGGAATTAGCTGCATCAAAGAAGGGGTTATCTTCAATACTGGCTCTTGACTACGAAACTATGCAAAATCTGGAATCATACCGAG ATGGGCAGACTTCCTTTCCACCCAAGTCTGTACAGTTAAAAAGAGCTTTTTCAATTCAACCTTGGTCAGATTCTGACGAGAATGTTGGAAATCTTCTGATG GTTTGGAGGTTCTTGATTACCTTTGCTGATATTCTTGGAATATGGCCATTTACGTTGGATGAGCTTATACAAGCTTTTCACGACTAT GATCCTAGAATATTAGGTGAGATCCATATTGCTCTTCTGAGATCCATTATAAAAGATATTGAAGATGTTGCAAGAACACCCACTACTGGATTAGGAGGGAACCAAAACAGTTATACGAACTCTGGTGGCGGGCATCCTCAAGTAGTTGAAGGg GCGTATGTATGGGGTTTTGATATAAGAAATTGGCAGCGGCATTTAAATCCATTAACATGGCCGGAGATTTTGCGACAATTTGCATTGTCAGCTGGATTTGGGCCTCAGTTGAAGAAACATAATATTGAGCAGGTGCATCCTAGCAACAATGAG GTTAATGATGGTAAAGATATAATTTCTAATCTACGCAGTGGAGCTGCTGTTGAGAATGCTGTTGCTATTATGCAAGAGAAGGGATTATCTAATCCAAGAAGGCATAAGCATCGTTTGACGCCTGGAACTGTGAAATATGCTGCATTTTATGTCCTAGCTCTGGAAGGAAATAGAGGCCTCAATATATTGGAAATTGCAGACAAGATTCAG AAATCTGGACTTCGTGATCTTACAACAAGCAAATCACCAGAGGCTGCTATTGCTTCTGCTTTGTCTAGAGATACAGAACTATTTGAAAGGACAGCTCCTTCAACATATTGTGTACGTCCTGTATATAGAAAGGACCCAGCCGATTCTGAAGCAATTTTTTCAGCTGCCAGGGAAAGAATCAGGATATTCACAAGTGGATTTGTGGGTGCAGAAGTAGCTGATGATGGTGAAAGGGATGAAGATTGTGAAAGTGTTATGGCAAAAGATCCGGAGATTGATGATTTAGGAGctcaaacaaatacaaaaaaggAGGTCTCAAATTTTAAGGAATTTAATGCAAACACTGTCATGAGAAGTGGGAAGGACAATGGTGAGATTTTGCAAACTCGTGATAGTTGCCGTGAAAAAGTGGATGAGGGTTTAGGATTAATTGTTGTTGAAAGCTTTGACGGACGTAAAGATGTTCGTACGTCTAGTGAAATTGCTGTTTGCAGCAACGACATTGCTAATCCTATTCTAAAAAGTATGGATGTTGATGAAAACACTCTTGGTGAACCATGGGTGCAAGGGCTTACCGAGGGAGAGTACTCGGATCTTAGTGTGGAGGAGCGTCTTCACGCTCTTGTTGCTTTGATAACTGTGACAAACGAAGGAAATTCTATCCGTGTTGCGCTTGAG GAACGTTTAGAAGCGGCAAATGCTTTAAAGAAACAGATGTTGGCTGAGGCACAGCTTGATAAACGCCATATTAAAGAGGATAGTTTTGTTAAAATGCAGTCTTTCTCATATTTGGGAAACAAGAATGAACCAGCTGTTACATTTCCATCATTGGGGGGAAAGCAGTGCCCATCGCATACAGTTGATGTCAAAAATGATAAGGCTTTACTCACTCCCTGTGGCCAGCGTGAACAGATAGCACTAcaggaaaatcaaaatccttcgcAGAATTCCTTATTAGAAGTGAACATGCAAAGTCAAGATTGTTCTACTGGCCCAGATAATTATTCAATCCAACAATCTATATATGCTGCCGAAAAAGCAAGgtcaaatttaaaatcatatattgaTCACTTGGCGGAACAAACTTACATGTATAGATCATTGCCTCTTGGTTTGGATCGAAGACGAAACCGATACTGGCAATTTGTTACTTCTGCTTCTCAAAATGATCCAGGTGCTGGTAGGATTTTTGTGGAATTACATGACGGCTGTTGGAAGCTGATTGATTCTGTAGAG GGTTTTGATGCTCTTTTGGTATCATTGGACTTGCGGGGGATCCGAGAGTCTCACTTACATATGATGTTGCAAAGAATTGAGACGTCCTTCAAAGAATCTGTTAGAAGAAATGTCCAAAATGGTGAGATGATAATGCAAAAAGGAGACACTGTCAAGAATCTCAAGAAAGAAGCAGTTAAAATGGCTGCAGACCTAGATTGCAGTGCTGATATTAACTGTCCTACTTCTGTCTGCATTGATGATTTGGACACATCAGTGGCGTCAACATCTTTTACAATTCAGCTTGGACGAAATGAAATCGAGAACAAAGATGCTTATATGAAATATTGGGACTTTGAGAAATGGATGCGAAAGGAATGTCTAAATTGCTCAGTATCATCTGCAATGAAGTATGGGAAGAAGAGGTGTAAGCAACTACTtctcatatgtgatttgtgcGGTCATGTCTATTTCTTTAGAGAAGTGCAATGTCCTTTGTGCCATAGAATTTTCAGTACTAGTCAGGGGAACTCTAGTTCTTATGAACATATTGCTCAATCTGAAGGCAAGATGAATATTGACGCAGATTTTTTTCACgattcatcctcttcttcaacGAGGATGAGATTACTCAAAATCCTTTTGTCAGTAGTTGAG ATGTTGTCTCTCACTTCCTCTATAACTGGTTTCCCTCTCCCTCTGATGTTCGAGCTCTCGTTGCCAAAGTTAATAAGATGTTTACACTGGACTTGGTGGTGA